A section of the Candidatus Tisiphia endosymbiont of Nedyus quadrimaculatus genome encodes:
- a CDS encoding glycosyltransferase family 4 protein: protein MISSDSPKRYHTPTILQVVPALFSGGVERGTIEVAKMLKKVDYNVIVVSSGGSLVEELVAAGVPHISMNSATKNPLTIWKNARILSEIIKEYNVDIVHARSRAPAWSCYMAAKATGTKFLTTFHGVYNISNPFKHFYNSVMVKGEKIIAVSNFVKHHILINYQILEDQIVVICRGVDYRYFNPKNVTEEKLLKHKKKYGISNNTPIILLPSRMTSWKGHLTLVEALGKLKHLDFYCLMVGDLSKHPNFTNRVKSLINLLKLQSKIQIFGNEADMLSLYGISDIVISTSIEPEAFGRTITEGQSMEKLVIATNIGGAIETILDKKTGFHVKPNDAVDLAEKIEHCLSILKTNEGKKIQQAARKAVIDNFSLDLMLSKTLDLYKEMLKKT from the coding sequence ATGATTTCATCAGATTCACCCAAACGATATCATACACCCACCATTTTGCAAGTAGTTCCAGCTTTATTCTCTGGTGGAGTAGAGCGAGGAACAATTGAAGTGGCTAAAATGTTAAAAAAAGTTGATTATAATGTTATTGTAGTTTCATCTGGTGGTTCATTGGTTGAAGAATTAGTGGCGGCAGGAGTGCCACATATTTCTATGAATAGTGCTACTAAAAATCCTTTGACAATATGGAAAAACGCAAGAATTCTGTCAGAAATAATTAAGGAATATAACGTAGATATAGTACATGCAAGATCGAGAGCTCCAGCTTGGAGTTGTTATATGGCGGCAAAGGCTACAGGCACTAAATTCTTAACAACATTCCACGGAGTCTACAACATCTCGAATCCTTTCAAACATTTTTATAATAGCGTCATGGTCAAAGGCGAAAAGATCATAGCTGTGTCTAATTTTGTAAAACACCATATATTAATTAATTATCAAATCCTAGAAGATCAAATTGTTGTAATATGTCGAGGGGTAGATTATCGTTATTTCAATCCAAAAAATGTTACAGAAGAAAAATTACTAAAACATAAAAAGAAATACGGTATATCTAACAATACTCCTATAATATTATTACCATCAAGAATGACCAGTTGGAAGGGGCATCTTACCCTTGTTGAAGCACTTGGCAAATTAAAACATCTAGATTTCTACTGTCTAATGGTTGGAGATTTATCCAAACATCCCAATTTTACCAACCGAGTAAAATCTCTTATAAACTTATTGAAGCTACAAAGTAAAATTCAAATTTTTGGTAATGAAGCTGATATGCTTAGCCTTTACGGTATTTCAGATATAGTAATATCTACTTCAATTGAGCCAGAAGCATTTGGTCGAACTATAACTGAAGGACAATCAATGGAAAAGCTAGTAATTGCTACAAATATAGGTGGAGCTATTGAAACAATATTAGATAAAAAAACTGGATTTCATGTCAAACCAAACGATGCTGTCGATTTAGCAGAAAAAATCGAACATTGCTTATCTATACTCAAAACCAATG
- a CDS encoding alpha/beta hydrolase, producing the protein MRKIYNTEKKRFITYNHHESSKKNMPSVIFLHGLMSGMNGKKAIFLENYCKKRDYNFITFDNFGHGESSGRFLDETIGSWLTGVELVLNKLVVQPAIIIGSSMGGWLAILAAIKFPSKVCGLVCIAPALDFTENIWQNLTEMQKTQMQQQKYLEIGSPNCSYKYPISYQLILEARNHLLLNSNSINLKGVIHLIHGMLDEDVPYTISNNLVEKITSDMVVMKLIKDGVHTLVRESDLAIIANSLEEIINLSLEL; encoded by the coding sequence ATGCGTAAAATATATAATACAGAAAAGAAAAGATTTATCACTTACAATCATCACGAAAGTAGTAAAAAAAATATGCCATCGGTAATTTTCTTGCATGGCTTAATGTCGGGTATGAATGGTAAAAAGGCTATATTTCTTGAGAATTACTGTAAAAAACGTGATTATAATTTTATCACATTTGATAACTTTGGTCATGGAGAATCATCAGGTAGATTTCTAGATGAAACGATTGGATCTTGGCTTACAGGGGTTGAACTAGTTTTAAATAAACTTGTAGTGCAACCAGCTATTATAATAGGCTCCAGTATGGGTGGTTGGTTAGCTATTCTTGCTGCTATAAAATTTCCTAGTAAGGTTTGTGGTCTTGTTTGTATTGCTCCTGCCCTAGATTTTACAGAAAATATTTGGCAAAATTTAACTGAAATGCAAAAAACACAAATGCAACAACAAAAGTACCTTGAGATTGGTAGTCCTAATTGCAGCTATAAATATCCAATAAGTTATCAATTAATACTCGAAGCTAGAAATCACTTGTTACTAAATTCAAATAGTATTAATCTTAAGGGAGTTATTCATTTAATTCACGGGATGCTAGATGAAGACGTACCTTATACCATCTCAAATAACCTGGTAGAAAAGATTACTAGTGATATGGTAGTGATGAAATTAATAAAAGACGGAGTTCATACTCTTGTACGAGAATCAGATTTAGCTATAATAGCTAATTCTTTGGAAGAAATAATAAACTTATCATTAGAACTATGA
- a CDS encoding DUF2608 domain-containing protein, producing the protein MNKHIFAKTTKVSDFLKISEVIDKLDQDSLVLFDVDDVLIMDQDEYRLTHPYRRQWRAESKNRLTREERHLLFSIILKNRTIRLVDYNITDILGRLWKMQIPTAALTKLYTGKFGVIEDFTNWRLTELKGINIDFMKSTPIKEEILVDELHIGGGVPMMKEGVILTADVDKGAVLENILHKKNYYPKTIIFVDDILENIESVAKICSKLQINFYGFEFDGASLIPETELDKKSEKIRFEILEKEHRWITDLKL; encoded by the coding sequence ATGAATAAACATATATTTGCTAAAACAACTAAGGTTTCCGATTTTTTAAAAATATCAGAAGTAATAGATAAGCTAGATCAAGATAGCTTGGTGCTTTTTGATGTAGATGACGTACTTATCATGGATCAAGATGAATATCGCTTAACTCATCCTTATAGACGGCAGTGGCGTGCTGAAAGCAAAAACCGTCTTACGAGAGAAGAAAGACATCTTTTATTCAGTATTATTTTAAAAAATCGTACTATTCGCTTAGTGGACTATAATATAACTGATATACTAGGTAGATTATGGAAGATGCAAATCCCAACTGCTGCTCTGACCAAATTATATACAGGGAAATTTGGTGTTATTGAGGATTTTACCAATTGGCGTCTTACAGAGCTTAAAGGGATAAATATAGATTTTATGAAATCTACTCCGATAAAAGAGGAAATATTAGTTGATGAATTACATATTGGGGGTGGTGTGCCAATGATGAAAGAAGGGGTGATTCTTACAGCCGATGTTGATAAAGGTGCAGTATTAGAGAATATTTTACACAAAAAAAACTACTATCCTAAAACAATAATATTTGTTGACGATATTTTAGAAAATATTGAGTCAGTGGCAAAAATATGTAGCAAATTACAGATTAATTTTTATGGTTTTGAATTTGACGGAGCTTCTTTGATCCCGGAAACAGAACTAGATAAAAAAAGTGAAAAAATTCGTTTTGAGATTTTAGAGAAGGAACATCGTTGGATAACAGATTTAAAACTATAA
- a CDS encoding efflux RND transporter periplasmic adaptor subunit, with product MDNRFKTIIIFLCICITSCCAIAEEQESIGVKVTKVQMADLYNVFSVIGQCKSGMSRDYYAHVSGRLDVVSTSQGGKIHQGDVLLIIDQDLAMSIKSQAEVSLRKAKASYNRNKELLAKKYISSDVLDKFSSELEEAKLAFAKAMNSYNDMVLIAPFDGYIGIIKSKIGDKIKQGDYLFSIIAQNSTTNNILMELPEGLYNQVSESTNLVITDNKGGLINGKIAEISQYVSDNGTISAKIIVDSNSNIVHGSYVNIDLILNKHRNLAVPNQSVQSNNKGEYFVYKLNDNKVQQLYVTLGTSLNGLTEIISNEIKEGDMVVLEGVTKIYDGSVVKLLD from the coding sequence TTGGATAACAGATTTAAAACTATAATTATTTTTTTGTGTATATGCATTACTTCTTGCTGTGCTATAGCTGAAGAACAAGAAAGTATTGGGGTAAAAGTTACTAAAGTACAAATGGCTGATTTATATAATGTTTTCAGCGTTATAGGACAATGTAAGAGTGGTATGAGCCGTGATTATTATGCACATGTTTCTGGTAGACTTGATGTAGTATCTACTTCCCAAGGAGGTAAGATCCATCAAGGTGATGTTTTGCTTATTATTGACCAAGATTTAGCTATGTCAATTAAGTCACAAGCGGAAGTCTCTTTAAGAAAGGCCAAGGCTTCTTATAACCGTAATAAGGAATTACTTGCCAAAAAATATATTAGTAGTGATGTGCTAGACAAATTTAGCAGCGAGTTAGAAGAAGCTAAGCTTGCTTTTGCTAAAGCAATGAATAGTTACAACGATATGGTTCTTATAGCTCCATTTGATGGATATATTGGTATAATAAAATCCAAAATAGGGGATAAGATAAAACAAGGAGATTATCTTTTTAGCATTATTGCTCAAAACTCTACTACTAATAATATTTTAATGGAGCTACCTGAGGGGCTTTATAATCAGGTGTCAGAATCCACTAATTTAGTGATAACCGATAATAAGGGTGGATTAATTAATGGAAAGATTGCTGAAATCTCACAATATGTTTCAGATAATGGCACTATAAGTGCTAAAATTATCGTTGATTCTAATAGTAATATTGTGCATGGAAGCTATGTAAATATAGATCTAATTCTTAACAAACATAGGAATTTAGCTGTGCCTAATCAATCGGTACAGAGTAATAATAAAGGTGAGTATTTTGTATATAAACTCAATGACAATAAGGTACAACAACTTTATGTTACACTTGGCACTAGTTTAAATGGTTTAACAGAGATTATCTCAAACGAAATTAAGGAAGGAGATATGGTGGTACTGGAAGGGGTTACTAAGATTTATGATGGTAGTGTCGTCAAATTGTTAGATTAA